The region AAATTGAAGAGTATAAACTGCACCAATGCTATCAGCTTAGAGGCATGGCCGTTCTAGAAAGCATGCAAGGAAAAGGAATAGGAAAGAAATTGCTCAAAAAAGCAGAACAATTACTTAAAGAAAAAAACATTAAAGTGATCTGGTTCAATGCTCGTATTGCCGCAGTGCCGTTTTATGAAAAAATGGGTTATGAAATTGTAAGCGACTTATTTGTCATTCCTAACGTAGGAGATCACTTTAAAATGATAAAAATATTATGATGCGATTCATTGGACTAATGTTCCTTTTTACATTAACCACTACCACACAAACTGGTCAAAAAGAACTCACTGGGCAAAGTGCCAATCCTAATAATCTATTAGAAAAAGAAACTCAAGCTGCGTTTGATCTTATGAAAACTGCAGCCGCAAAAGAAGGTATTCAACTGAGGGTAGTTTCTGGTTACAGGAGTTTTACCCGACAGACACAAATATGGAATCGCAAGTATAAAAAATACGAGTCACAAGGTCTTGAGCCTGATGCCATTTTTGATAAAATTGTAGAATACAGTACGGTACCTGGAACCTCTAGACACCATTGGGGAACGGATATCGACCTTATTGATGCAAATGCAACCTACTCTGGAGACGTTTTAGTACCGTCTAAATTTCATGGCACTGGCCCTTTTTGCAAACTCAAGGATTGGATGGAAAAGCACAGTTCAGCGTATGATTTTGAAATCGTTTACACCATGAATGAAAACCGCACTGGTTTTAAATATGAGCCGTGGCATTATAGCTATGTTCCGCTTTCGCGAAAGCGGTATAACGACTATTTAAAAAACATCGATCTGGTTTCTTTCTTAAGGTCAGAAGCTATTATGGGAATGGATAAAATCAGTGAAGAACGCATCCATCGTTACCTGGAAGAGCATATCAAAGGGATCCATCCTAAATTAAAAGGCTGATTCCATCACAGAGTTAAAAGCTATTAAAATAAACCTACAAGG is a window of Nonlabens sp. MB-3u-79 DNA encoding:
- a CDS encoding M15 family metallopeptidase, translating into MMRFIGLMFLFTLTTTTQTGQKELTGQSANPNNLLEKETQAAFDLMKTAAAKEGIQLRVVSGYRSFTRQTQIWNRKYKKYESQGLEPDAIFDKIVEYSTVPGTSRHHWGTDIDLIDANATYSGDVLVPSKFHGTGPFCKLKDWMEKHSSAYDFEIVYTMNENRTGFKYEPWHYSYVPLSRKRYNDYLKNIDLVSFLRSEAIMGMDKISEERIHRYLEEHIKGIHPKLKG
- a CDS encoding GNAT family N-acetyltransferase, encoding MIDIQTVTARETFPVRRPVLRKGRPMEDCHFSGDELGTTFHLGAFEKDKIIGVTTCLMNKDVHLKKIEEYKLHQCYQLRGMAVLESMQGKGIGKKLLKKAEQLLKEKNIKVIWFNARIAAVPFYEKMGYEIVSDLFVIPNVGDHFKMIKIL